In one window of Pseudomonadota bacterium DNA:
- the secE gene encoding preprotein translocase subunit SecE has protein sequence MKKVTWPGRKATLGLTWVVLLTVFVISLYLGLVDLGLAKLIKFILAG, from the coding sequence ATGAAAAAGGTCACCTGGCCCGGACGTAAGGCTACACTCGGCCTCACTTGGGTGGTGTTACTTACTGTATTTGTGATCTCTCTTTATCTGGGACTAGTTGATCTGGGACTGGCAAAACTGATTAAATTCATCCTCGCGGGCTAA